One genomic window of Prochlorococcus sp. MIT 0603 includes the following:
- the mazG gene encoding nucleoside triphosphate pyrophosphohydrolase — protein sequence MTNKIKKTQSDQAINELLEIVAKLRDPNHGCPWDIKQNHKSLIPYAIEEAHEVADAIKYGNNEDLCDELGDLLLQVVLHAQIAKESNHFCFEDIAKSATKKMIRRHPHVFQENKRKSLKEVEKIWEDIKKIERGEATKDYTFSERLLKKIRSKAALNGSIYISKKSIDNGIELNKKEDLWETLVREITSLKNEIEKENIKEASNILGKLLFSLINFAISHKLDPEESLNKSNRFFLNRFNHIDSNKNRVEIQSLSKIDRKII from the coding sequence ATGACTAATAAAATTAAAAAAACCCAATCTGATCAAGCCATAAACGAATTATTAGAAATAGTCGCAAAGCTACGGGACCCTAATCATGGTTGTCCGTGGGATATAAAGCAAAACCATAAATCATTAATTCCATATGCAATTGAAGAGGCTCATGAAGTAGCAGATGCCATTAAATATGGAAATAATGAAGATCTTTGCGACGAACTTGGCGATTTATTATTGCAAGTTGTCCTTCATGCACAAATAGCAAAAGAAAGTAACCACTTTTGCTTTGAAGATATCGCAAAATCAGCCACTAAAAAAATGATAAGGAGACATCCACATGTTTTTCAGGAGAATAAAAGAAAAAGTTTAAAAGAAGTTGAGAAAATTTGGGAAGATATCAAAAAAATAGAGCGAGGAGAGGCAACAAAAGACTACACGTTTAGTGAAAGATTATTAAAAAAAATACGATCCAAAGCTGCTCTCAATGGATCGATATACATTTCTAAAAAGAGTATTGACAATGGAATAGAGCTTAATAAGAAAGAAGATTTATGGGAAACACTTGTAAGAGAAATTACCTCCTTAAAAAATGAAATAGAAAAAGAAAATATAAAAGAAGCTAGCAATATCTTAGGCAAGCTACTATTTTCCCTTATTAATTTTGCTATCTCACATAAATTAGATCCAGAAGAATCTCTCAACAAATCAAATAGGTTCTTCTTAAATCGATTCAATCATATAGATTCTAATAAAAATAGAGTGGAGATCCAATCTCTATCAAAAATAGACCGAAAAATTATATGA
- a CDS encoding TVP38/TMEM64 family protein, translating to MLDFNYQFVENFFQSQFHFFGTPLGVIAFIIFYAIWVIFLLPGSWMTMIGGFIYGSFLGSLYVFVGAILGAIITFVISRLFLRTWLIKNIDRLPKFQLAEKIIDNEGLKIIILTRLSPLFPFGLLNVAYALSNVSLRDFIIGLLAIFPGTFLYSSLGSLASEISRFNEILSNRNDLFSFLLTLIGLLSTFLIVFLTARSASKLLQDKK from the coding sequence TTGTTAGATTTTAACTACCAATTTGTAGAAAACTTTTTTCAAAGTCAATTTCACTTCTTTGGTACACCTTTAGGAGTCATTGCTTTTATTATATTTTATGCAATCTGGGTAATTTTTCTTTTACCAGGCTCATGGATGACGATGATTGGGGGATTTATATACGGCTCATTTTTAGGTAGCTTATATGTATTTGTAGGAGCTATTTTAGGTGCAATCATCACATTTGTTATAAGCAGACTGTTTTTAAGGACTTGGCTTATAAAGAACATAGATAGATTGCCTAAATTTCAATTAGCTGAAAAAATAATTGATAATGAAGGTCTGAAAATAATAATTTTGACTCGTTTATCACCACTTTTTCCTTTTGGCCTTTTAAATGTTGCATATGCTCTAAGCAATGTAAGCCTTAGAGATTTTATAATTGGACTATTAGCTATATTCCCAGGAACATTCTTATACTCTTCATTGGGATCATTGGCTAGTGAGATTTCAAGATTCAATGAAATACTTTCCAATAGAAATGATTTATTTTCTTTTTTACTGACTTTAATAGGATTGTTATCAACCTTCTTAATAGTTTTTTTAACAGCCAGATCTGCTAGTAAACTTTTACAAGATAAAAAATAG
- the speE gene encoding polyamine aminopropyltransferase, with translation MQLSNLFNKWKDEYQEDVRYGLKSKKVIEARSDFQKISIFETNRYGKALLLDDCWMTAEYQEKQYHECLTHPALTSAKELNNVLIIGGGDGGSARECLKYTELKLLDLVEIDSKVIELSKEYLSNIGGNCWKDKRLNLQIKDGISWVENSKENYYDAIIIDGSDPKGPAKGLFNKEFFQNCHRILKPDGVFASQSESPEAFRKIHIDTVKTIREIFEYADPLYGSVPIYPSGWWSWTFASINHPRYLKPLESRANQIQETCEIWSPRWQKGSFDAIPANLEREFNHESKI, from the coding sequence ATGCAATTATCAAACTTATTTAATAAGTGGAAAGATGAATATCAAGAAGACGTAAGATATGGTCTTAAGTCTAAAAAAGTGATCGAAGCGAGAAGCGATTTTCAAAAAATATCTATATTTGAAACTAATCGATACGGTAAAGCATTGCTCTTAGATGATTGCTGGATGACCGCTGAATATCAAGAAAAGCAATATCATGAATGTTTAACACATCCCGCATTAACAAGCGCAAAGGAACTTAATAATGTTTTGATAATTGGAGGTGGAGATGGTGGTTCAGCTAGAGAATGTCTCAAATATACAGAATTAAAACTACTAGATCTTGTTGAAATTGATAGTAAGGTAATTGAATTGAGTAAAGAATACCTTAGTAATATTGGAGGCAATTGTTGGAAAGATAAGCGACTTAATTTACAAATCAAAGATGGAATATCTTGGGTGGAAAATTCTAAGGAAAACTATTACGATGCAATCATTATTGATGGTTCAGACCCTAAAGGCCCAGCAAAAGGTTTATTTAACAAAGAATTTTTCCAAAATTGTCATAGAATTCTTAAACCTGATGGTGTTTTTGCATCGCAAAGTGAGTCTCCAGAAGCTTTTAGAAAAATTCACATTGATACTGTAAAGACAATTCGTGAAATCTTTGAATATGCAGATCCTTTATATGGAAGTGTGCCTATATATCCAAGTGGTTGGTGGAGCTGGACATTTGCCTCCATAAATCACCCAAGATATCTCAAACCTCTTGAATCAAGAGCTAATCAAATACAAGAAACATGTGAGATATGGAGCCCTAGGTGGCAAAAAGGCTCATTTGATGCTATTCCTGCAAATCTTGAAAGAGAGTTTAATCATGAATCCAAAATTTGA
- a CDS encoding chorismate lyase: MWEAVTSSVLSGKVAIDLPGAWQLMLLGDGSPTRHISLLTGHEVKIELITMQPNSVINNRAPTEINELQAPLLRRQVWLQCKSETLAWAESWWNQTEAEYHLKNKNEPIWQSLTQGRSELFREVDGLALVNAKWLEDKFENQGPFWSRHYRFFRNKKELTVIREVFNPVLEKWLGNSMRNQVIKSPSH; this comes from the coding sequence ATCTGGGAAGCCGTAACTTCATCAGTACTATCAGGTAAGGTTGCAATCGACTTGCCTGGTGCATGGCAACTGATGTTGCTAGGAGATGGAAGTCCAACAAGACATATTAGTCTCTTAACTGGTCATGAAGTGAAAATAGAGCTAATCACAATGCAACCTAACTCGGTTATCAACAACAGAGCACCTACAGAGATCAATGAACTTCAAGCCCCATTGCTAAGACGGCAAGTTTGGCTTCAATGTAAATCGGAAACTCTCGCATGGGCTGAAAGTTGGTGGAATCAAACAGAAGCTGAGTATCATCTTAAAAACAAAAATGAGCCAATATGGCAAAGTCTCACACAAGGCCGTTCTGAATTATTTCGTGAGGTTGATGGCCTTGCATTAGTCAACGCCAAATGGCTAGAAGATAAATTTGAAAACCAAGGTCCATTTTGGAGCAGACATTATAGATTTTTTCGTAATAAGAAAGAGTTAACTGTAATACGAGAAGTTTTTAATCCTGTACTTGAAAAATGGCTGGGAAACTCTATGCGAAATCAAGTTATTAAATCCCCTTCTCATTAA
- a CDS encoding AIR synthase, which produces MLKTFGLTITATAAAELVRQSTFAGSPGLMHIDLLPDSFGEGWLYIRLRSGHQSGVPIARTDGITLYAPSDQLSLLEGLKLDYFGDLTGGGFLISTPKGAQASGCGTGFKLNLDK; this is translated from the coding sequence ATGCTCAAGACTTTTGGTTTAACTATTACAGCAACTGCAGCTGCTGAACTTGTTCGACAGTCAACTTTTGCTGGTTCACCAGGTTTAATGCATATTGATTTATTGCCTGATAGTTTTGGTGAAGGCTGGTTATATATTCGATTGAGATCTGGCCATCAATCTGGAGTTCCGATTGCTAGAACTGATGGAATAACCCTATATGCTCCATCAGATCAACTGTCTTTGTTAGAGGGTTTAAAACTTGATTATTTTGGAGATTTAACTGGGGGTGGTTTTTTGATTAGCACTCCAAAAGGAGCACAGGCAAGTGGATGTGGCACAGGTTTTAAATTAAATCTTGATAAGTAA
- the ligA gene encoding NAD-dependent DNA ligase LigA — MLEIPKKYSQRTAELRSLLNKANHAYFVLDSPFIEDAVYDRLYRELIELEKQYPALITHDSPSQRLGERVSIGFKSIKHRIPLQSLENAFNLEELKNWHAKLQKSFDQELTMVCELKIDGNAIALSYENGVLQNAATRGDGTEGEEITSNVKTIRSIPLALQLENPPNWVEVRGEAFIPNEIFEAINKERESNDQQVFANPRNACSGTLRQLDPKIVASRYLDFFAYTIHLPEEWIPGKDDPKKPEGQFEALEWLKIAGFKVNPNAQLTPQLEQVKAFCNDWEQRRHSMPYATDGVVVKVENFKLQKSIGITQKAPKWAIAFKYPAEETPTQLEQLSFQIGRTGAITPVAEFKQIHLAGTLVSRATLHNAKRMADLDIHSGDTIIVRKAGEIIPEVVKVIKELRPQNTTKLCMPRRCPECNSEVVKVSTEAITKCINSCCPAILKGTLCHWVSKNAMDIEGFGDKIIQQLVEKKLITSISELYKLDKDTIANLDRIGEKLAIKLLLALEESKKQPWHKQLYGLGISHIGEANAKAIAKVFPDILKLKAGVLDTPELISDIYGIGNEILDSLCQWFENPTNEELIKDLKVLGISLSNNVLNYYSQNKGKELIIKAINQKVFVITGTFPTLSRKDIKEMIENAGGKVNSAISSKTNYLIAGEKAGSKLKKAKELEIQVINEKDFTRLLKG; from the coding sequence GTGTTAGAAATTCCTAAGAAATACTCACAGCGAACTGCAGAACTGCGGAGTCTCTTAAACAAAGCTAATCATGCCTATTTCGTACTTGATTCACCTTTCATTGAAGACGCTGTTTATGATCGCCTATATAGAGAACTCATCGAACTAGAAAAACAATACCCTGCTCTTATTACCCATGATAGTCCTTCTCAAAGGTTAGGTGAAAGGGTATCAATAGGCTTTAAAAGCATTAAACACAGAATTCCCTTACAAAGTCTTGAGAATGCTTTCAACTTAGAAGAGCTAAAGAATTGGCATGCAAAGCTTCAAAAATCTTTTGATCAAGAGCTCACAATGGTTTGTGAGCTCAAAATTGATGGTAATGCAATAGCTCTGAGTTATGAAAATGGAGTTCTACAAAATGCAGCGACAAGAGGGGATGGAACAGAAGGAGAGGAAATTACATCTAACGTAAAAACAATCAGATCTATTCCACTAGCTCTTCAACTAGAAAATCCACCAAATTGGGTAGAAGTTCGTGGTGAAGCCTTTATCCCAAATGAGATTTTTGAGGCAATTAATAAAGAGCGAGAAAGCAATGATCAACAAGTTTTTGCAAATCCAAGAAATGCTTGCTCTGGGACTCTGAGACAATTAGATCCCAAAATAGTTGCATCGAGATATTTAGATTTCTTTGCATACACTATTCACCTACCAGAAGAATGGATACCCGGTAAAGATGACCCTAAAAAACCTGAAGGTCAATTTGAAGCATTGGAGTGGCTAAAAATAGCAGGTTTCAAAGTAAATCCAAATGCACAATTAACTCCACAACTAGAACAAGTGAAAGCATTCTGCAACGACTGGGAACAGCGGCGTCACAGTATGCCATATGCCACAGATGGAGTCGTAGTCAAAGTAGAGAATTTTAAGTTGCAGAAATCTATAGGAATAACCCAAAAAGCACCTAAATGGGCAATTGCTTTTAAATATCCAGCAGAAGAAACTCCTACTCAACTTGAACAATTGTCATTCCAAATTGGAAGGACTGGTGCCATCACACCTGTTGCAGAATTCAAGCAAATACATCTTGCCGGTACTCTTGTCAGTCGAGCAACATTGCACAATGCAAAAAGAATGGCTGACCTGGATATTCACTCTGGAGATACAATTATCGTTCGCAAAGCGGGAGAAATCATCCCAGAGGTTGTAAAAGTAATTAAAGAACTAAGGCCACAAAATACAACAAAACTATGCATGCCTCGAAGATGTCCAGAATGCAATTCAGAAGTAGTTAAAGTATCTACTGAGGCAATAACTAAATGTATAAATTCTTGTTGCCCAGCTATCCTTAAAGGGACTTTATGCCATTGGGTCAGCAAAAATGCAATGGATATTGAAGGTTTTGGAGATAAAATTATTCAGCAATTGGTAGAGAAAAAGCTTATTACCTCTATATCAGAGCTATATAAATTAGATAAAGACACAATCGCTAATCTAGATCGAATAGGAGAAAAATTAGCTATAAAACTATTGTTGGCATTGGAAGAATCTAAAAAGCAACCTTGGCATAAACAACTTTATGGCTTGGGGATTTCTCATATAGGAGAAGCTAATGCAAAAGCAATTGCTAAGGTTTTTCCAGATATATTAAAATTGAAAGCTGGAGTTTTGGATACACCTGAATTGATATCTGATATCTATGGAATAGGCAATGAGATATTAGATTCATTATGCCAATGGTTTGAGAATCCAACAAATGAGGAATTAATCAAAGATCTGAAAGTATTAGGAATTTCTTTATCGAATAATGTACTCAACTATTATTCCCAAAATAAAGGTAAAGAACTTATAATCAAAGCAATCAATCAAAAAGTATTCGTGATTACAGGTACTTTCCCAACATTATCTCGTAAAGATATAAAAGAAATGATTGAAAATGCTGGTGGTAAAGTTAATTCAGCCATTAGCTCAAAAACCAATTATCTCATTGCGGGAGAAAAAGCAGGTAGCAAACTAAAAAAAGCCAAAGAACTAGAAATACAAGTTATTAATGAAAAAGATTTCACCAGGCTTTTGAAAGGTTAA
- a CDS encoding SprT family zinc-dependent metalloprotease, which produces MALIPLLPIFHRFNREYFDGSLVKGLKPLVSVRWSDGRLRNTAGFYRHGRKSRGNRVCEIVLSSPILENLPSSAVESTLCHEMIHAWIDLVLKVSEGHGPNFYARMKEINSAQNKFQISVRHQFPVPVKLPKWWGICPSCGLRSPYKRLVRGLACKHCCDALYDGRWNSNCVLIYEPVSENC; this is translated from the coding sequence ATGGCTTTAATCCCTCTGTTGCCAATATTTCATAGATTTAATCGTGAGTATTTTGACGGATCACTGGTTAAAGGATTGAAACCACTTGTTTCTGTGAGGTGGAGTGACGGGAGATTGCGCAATACTGCCGGTTTTTATCGTCATGGCAGGAAATCTCGAGGAAATAGGGTATGTGAAATTGTTTTATCAAGCCCAATTTTAGAGAATCTTCCTAGCAGTGCAGTCGAAAGTACTCTTTGTCATGAGATGATTCATGCATGGATTGATCTTGTTTTAAAAGTTTCCGAGGGACATGGTCCTAACTTTTATGCACGAATGAAAGAAATAAACTCTGCACAGAATAAATTTCAAATTAGTGTTCGTCATCAATTTCCAGTTCCCGTAAAGTTGCCCAAATGGTGGGGAATATGTCCTTCCTGTGGCCTTCGTTCTCCTTATAAACGTCTTGTAAGAGGTTTGGCATGTAAGCATTGTTGCGATGCTTTATATGATGGACGTTGGAATTCCAATTGCGTTTTAATTTATGAACCTGTTTCAGAAAACTGCTAA
- the gcvT gene encoding glycine cleavage system aminomethyltransferase GcvT: protein MTLKQTPLYTTCLNEGGRMVEFSGWRMPIQFSGLINEHYSVRNHSGMFDISHMGVFLIKGINPKDALQKLVPSDLYRIGPGEACYTLLLNQAGGIIDDLIVYDLGTDEDNKEQILIVINAACIDADISWIKKNLNESNVEITNAKKNSVLIAIQGPESQNQLSKALDQRICSIPRFGHKVIQYKLNKNEPVESIFIARTGYTGEDGYEILLKQDPGIKLWCKLIENGVMPCGLGARDTLRLEAAMPLYGNDINQNTTPFEAGLGWLVHLETPGDFIGKQALMKQSQVGIKKKLIGLQLEEKAIPRKNYPITHDGQLISQITSGSWSPTLKKGIALAYLPIELAKLGTKVNIKIRNQMHLATVIKKPFYRRVS from the coding sequence ATGACCTTAAAACAAACACCGTTATACACAACTTGTCTAAATGAAGGTGGGCGCATGGTTGAATTCTCAGGATGGAGAATGCCCATTCAATTCTCAGGGCTTATCAACGAACATTATTCGGTAAGAAATCATTCAGGCATGTTCGATATTTCTCATATGGGTGTTTTTTTAATAAAAGGGATAAATCCAAAAGATGCTCTACAAAAACTAGTTCCATCAGATCTTTACCGTATCGGACCAGGAGAAGCATGCTACACACTCTTGCTCAATCAAGCTGGAGGAATTATTGATGATCTCATTGTCTATGACCTAGGAACTGATGAAGATAACAAAGAGCAAATTTTAATAGTGATAAATGCTGCTTGCATAGATGCAGATATCAGTTGGATAAAGAAAAACCTAAATGAAAGCAATGTTGAAATTACAAATGCTAAAAAAAATAGCGTCTTAATTGCTATACAAGGGCCAGAATCGCAAAATCAGCTCAGTAAAGCTTTGGATCAACGAATCTGTAGTATTCCTCGATTTGGTCATAAAGTAATTCAATATAAATTAAATAAAAATGAGCCAGTTGAATCAATTTTCATTGCCCGAACTGGTTATACAGGGGAAGATGGATATGAAATCCTCTTAAAACAAGACCCAGGCATCAAATTATGGTGCAAATTAATTGAAAACGGAGTCATGCCATGTGGATTAGGAGCAAGAGATACATTGAGACTTGAAGCGGCAATGCCTCTTTATGGAAATGATATCAATCAAAATACAACGCCCTTTGAAGCTGGTTTAGGATGGTTGGTGCATCTAGAAACTCCAGGAGACTTTATTGGAAAACAAGCTCTTATGAAACAAAGTCAAGTAGGTATCAAAAAAAAATTGATTGGCTTACAACTAGAAGAGAAAGCAATACCACGAAAAAATTATCCAATAACACATGATGGGCAATTAATAAGTCAAATCACCAGTGGAAGCTGGTCTCCTACATTAAAGAAAGGTATTGCTCTTGCTTATTTACCAATAGAATTAGCAAAATTAGGAACAAAAGTAAACATCAAAATCCGAAATCAAATGCATCTAGCAACTGTTATTAAAAAACCTTTTTATCGCAGAGTTTCCTGA
- a CDS encoding valine--tRNA ligase, translating to MKEQSAKDDLGNAADVFSNRYDPVATESRWQAIWDDLAAFHPNASDEGEPFAIVIPPPNVTGSLHMGHAFNTALIDAIVRFQRLQGKNVLCLPGTDHASIAVQTILEKQLKEEGITRNQLGRDAFLKRAWAWKSESGGRIVQQLRRLGFSVDWQRERFTMDEGLSKAVSEAFVRLHQQGLIYRGEYLVNWCPASGSAVSDLEVEMKEVDGNLWHFRYPLIDVSSDDAISYLEVATTRPETMLGDVAVAVNPSDKRYQKLVGKKLLLPFVGREIPVIADDHVDKTFGTGCVKVTPAHDPNDFAIGQRHDLPQITVMNKDGTMNANAGPFDGLDRFEARKAVIAALKEKGMLTKVEPYNHTVPFSERGKVPVEPLLSTQWFVRMEPMADRCRSLLTKDQPRFVPYRWAKVYSDWLTGIRDWCISRQLWWGHRIPAWFVVSETNNEVTDQTPYIVARNEVDALIQAQQKYGDNVVIKQDEDVLDTWFSSGLWPFSTLGWPNEKDVDFSRWYPTNTLVTGFDIIFFWVARMTMMAAAFTDQIPFSDVYIHGLVRDEYNRKMSKSSGNGIDPLLLIDRYGTDALRFALVKEVVGAGQDIRLDYDRATDTSPTVEAARNFANKLWNATRFALINRGNIPFEEIYGDIDYLNLEPSDKWILSRLSKVNLETSERYKNYLLGDAAKGLYEFAWNDFCDWYVELTKRRLSLGDSPTEGQLIDRKNSQMVMFKVLREYFVMLHPLMPHLTEQLWHAVTGCPVTNLLALQSWPRLDEKLLDQELELSFAELFDSIRLVRNLRAEAGLKPSQEAPVRFVTNNQSLLNLLQKAIPDIQALTRASEVEVIHPKDIVSKLHYKSLAGVSGQLEVILPIENLVDLDALRMRLEKDLTKAEKEISSLSNRLSNSSFLQKAPKTVITECRDKLANAESQAQLVRQRILGLE from the coding sequence GTGAAAGAGCAGTCAGCTAAAGATGATTTAGGAAATGCAGCGGATGTATTTTCTAACAGATATGACCCCGTAGCCACAGAGTCTCGTTGGCAAGCAATATGGGATGACTTAGCTGCTTTTCATCCCAATGCTAGTGATGAAGGCGAACCTTTTGCGATTGTAATTCCTCCTCCCAATGTCACTGGAAGCTTACATATGGGACATGCTTTTAATACTGCTTTGATAGATGCAATTGTAAGATTTCAGCGCTTGCAAGGAAAAAATGTTCTGTGTTTGCCTGGAACTGATCATGCATCTATTGCTGTTCAAACAATTTTGGAAAAGCAATTAAAAGAAGAAGGGATTACTCGAAATCAATTAGGTAGAGATGCTTTTTTAAAGCGAGCATGGGCATGGAAGTCGGAAAGTGGTGGTCGGATTGTTCAGCAATTACGTCGTTTGGGTTTTTCAGTTGATTGGCAAAGAGAAAGATTTACGATGGATGAAGGACTTAGTAAGGCGGTTTCTGAGGCTTTTGTTCGTTTACATCAACAAGGTTTGATTTATCGAGGAGAATATCTTGTGAATTGGTGCCCAGCCTCAGGTTCAGCGGTGAGTGATTTAGAAGTAGAGATGAAAGAAGTTGATGGCAATCTTTGGCATTTTCGCTATCCCTTGATAGATGTATCTTCTGATGATGCTATTTCGTATCTTGAAGTTGCTACTACTCGTCCTGAAACAATGTTAGGGGATGTTGCCGTTGCCGTAAATCCGTCGGATAAAAGGTATCAAAAGCTTGTTGGTAAAAAACTTTTATTGCCATTTGTAGGACGTGAAATTCCTGTGATAGCAGATGATCATGTTGATAAGACATTTGGTACAGGCTGTGTAAAAGTTACTCCTGCTCATGACCCTAACGACTTTGCTATTGGTCAGAGACATGATTTACCACAGATCACAGTAATGAATAAAGATGGAACTATGAATGCAAATGCTGGTCCTTTTGATGGACTTGATCGTTTTGAAGCTCGAAAAGCAGTAATAGCAGCACTAAAGGAAAAGGGAATGCTGACTAAGGTTGAACCATATAATCACACGGTTCCTTTTTCTGAAAGAGGCAAAGTACCGGTAGAGCCGTTACTTTCAACGCAATGGTTTGTTCGTATGGAACCAATGGCAGATCGTTGTCGTTCGTTACTTACGAAAGACCAGCCACGTTTTGTCCCATATCGCTGGGCAAAAGTTTACAGTGATTGGTTGACTGGTATTCGTGATTGGTGCATTAGTCGACAATTGTGGTGGGGACACCGCATACCTGCGTGGTTTGTTGTGAGTGAAACAAATAATGAGGTCACTGATCAGACCCCTTATATAGTTGCTCGTAATGAGGTAGATGCATTAATACAGGCTCAGCAAAAATATGGGGATAATGTAGTGATTAAACAAGATGAGGATGTTCTAGATACATGGTTCTCTAGTGGTTTATGGCCTTTTTCGACTTTAGGTTGGCCAAATGAAAAGGATGTTGATTTTTCACGTTGGTATCCTACGAATACTTTAGTAACAGGATTTGATATTATTTTTTTCTGGGTAGCGCGAATGACAATGATGGCAGCTGCTTTTACCGACCAAATACCTTTTTCTGATGTTTATATTCATGGCTTGGTTAGAGATGAATACAATCGTAAAATGAGTAAAAGTTCGGGGAATGGAATAGACCCACTGCTACTAATTGATAGATATGGAACTGATGCACTTAGATTTGCTTTAGTTAAAGAAGTTGTCGGAGCAGGTCAAGATATACGGTTAGATTATGATCGTGCTACCGATACTTCGCCAACAGTTGAGGCTGCAAGGAATTTTGCCAATAAACTATGGAATGCAACTAGGTTTGCTTTAATCAATCGCGGAAATATTCCTTTTGAAGAGATATATGGTGATATAGATTATTTGAATTTAGAGCCATCAGATAAATGGATTTTATCAAGACTGTCCAAGGTTAATTTGGAGACATCTGAAAGATATAAAAACTATTTACTTGGAGATGCTGCTAAGGGTTTATATGAATTTGCTTGGAATGATTTTTGTGATTGGTATGTTGAGCTAACTAAACGTCGACTTTCTTTAGGAGATTCTCCTACAGAGGGTCAGTTGATTGATCGTAAAAACTCGCAAATGGTGATGTTTAAGGTGTTGAGAGAGTATTTTGTAATGCTGCATCCTTTAATGCCACATCTCACGGAGCAGCTTTGGCATGCGGTGACAGGGTGCCCTGTTACAAACTTGCTTGCATTGCAATCTTGGCCAAGGCTGGATGAAAAATTATTAGATCAAGAGTTAGAGTTATCTTTTGCAGAGTTATTTGACTCAATAAGGTTGGTTAGAAATCTAAGAGCTGAAGCAGGCTTGAAACCATCGCAAGAGGCTCCTGTTCGATTTGTGACGAACAATCAGTCTCTTTTAAATTTACTACAAAAAGCTATTCCTGATATTCAAGCACTTACAAGAGCGAGCGAAGTAGAGGTTATCCATCCTAAAGATATTGTCAGCAAATTGCATTACAAATCTTTAGCAGGCGTTTCTGGTCAGTTAGAAGTGATTTTACCGATTGAAAACTTAGTAGATTTAGATGCTTTGCGAATGCGTTTAGAGAAAGATTTAACTAAGGCTGAAAAGGAAATTTCATCCCTCTCAAATCGTTTAAGTAATTCTAGTTTTCTTCAGAAAGCACCAAAGACAGTTATTACCGAATGTAGAGATAAGTTAGCTAATGCAGAATCTCAGGCTCAGTTGGTTCGTCAGCGTATTTTAGGTTTAGAGTAA
- the speB gene encoding agmatinase — MNPKFDTEGSIYMGAKRDLNNYEVGIYGVTYDGTTSFRPGARFGPSAIKNVSNGIETFCPQLNMDLDEINYADLGNLEISFGAPEPVIQKVFDANNYIYSLKSKPLVLGGEHSITSGAVQSASKHYPNVILIQLDAHADLRNEWLGSKYNHACVMRRCLEILPSKTILQVGIRSGTKEEILEIKNENRLVKHIFGEPANELDQVLKEHIGKPIYFSLDLDWFDPSIMPGTGTPEPGGFLWQDFAAVIDVIKKHNVIGADIVELAPQLDPSGISSILAAKATRSIIMLLNQAI, encoded by the coding sequence ATGAATCCAAAATTTGATACCGAAGGCTCTATTTATATGGGAGCAAAAAGGGATTTAAATAATTACGAAGTTGGAATTTACGGTGTTACATATGACGGGACAACATCTTTCCGGCCAGGCGCTAGGTTTGGGCCTTCTGCGATTAAAAATGTTAGCAATGGAATAGAGACGTTCTGTCCACAGTTAAATATGGATCTTGATGAAATTAATTATGCAGATTTAGGTAATTTAGAAATCTCATTTGGAGCACCAGAGCCTGTAATTCAAAAAGTTTTTGATGCTAATAATTATATTTATTCACTAAAATCAAAACCGCTTGTACTAGGGGGAGAACACTCTATTACCAGTGGTGCTGTTCAAAGCGCTTCCAAACACTACCCAAATGTAATTCTTATACAACTAGATGCACATGCAGATCTTAGAAATGAATGGTTAGGATCAAAATATAACCATGCTTGTGTAATGAGAAGATGCCTTGAAATCCTTCCTAGTAAAACAATCTTGCAAGTTGGAATAAGAAGTGGAACAAAAGAAGAAATATTAGAAATAAAAAATGAAAATAGATTAGTTAAGCATATCTTTGGTGAGCCAGCTAATGAACTTGATCAAGTATTAAAAGAGCATATTGGGAAACCTATTTACTTTAGCCTTGATCTAGATTGGTTTGATCCCAGTATTATGCCAGGAACGGGAACACCAGAACCAGGTGGTTTTCTATGGCAAGATTTTGCTGCAGTGATTGATGTTATCAAGAAACATAATGTTATAGGTGCAGATATTGTTGAATTAGCGCCGCAACTTGATCCTTCAGGTATTAGTAGCATCCTTGCGGCAAAAGCAACAAGATCAATAATTATGTTGCTTAACCAAGCTATATAA